A region of Paenibacillus sp. JNUCC-31 DNA encodes the following proteins:
- a CDS encoding arginase family protein, whose amino-acid sequence MNQKTIRLVMPQWQGGNNPNYSFGAELLAWLAPDNDQPLIQVPVQAYDGTPLENENGINGRKQLIEQLEAAEHIIQAHKPDRIVMFGGDCLVEQAPFAYLNERYNGELGLIWIDAHSDLVGYTGYDNGHTLPLGNLLGEGDREFAKHVKIPLKPENVFIAGLATPTEQESEVISEAFQRLGITTAESDTEMIQRLGIRTAGTEELANSTESIKEWIKESGIKQLAIHLDLDVLDPKAFRSLLFANPEEPYLFSPAGTMRFPQLLHLIKELSDQADVVGLGITEHMPWDAMNLKNLLKEIPILNH is encoded by the coding sequence ATGAATCAAAAAACAATACGCCTGGTCATGCCACAATGGCAAGGGGGCAATAACCCTAACTACTCTTTTGGAGCGGAACTGCTTGCCTGGCTGGCACCGGATAATGATCAACCGTTGATTCAAGTTCCCGTGCAAGCATATGATGGAACTCCACTGGAGAACGAAAATGGTATAAATGGCAGAAAACAATTAATTGAGCAATTGGAAGCAGCCGAGCATATCATTCAAGCTCACAAGCCTGACCGGATCGTCATGTTTGGGGGAGACTGCTTGGTCGAACAAGCCCCGTTTGCCTATTTAAACGAACGGTACAATGGAGAATTAGGATTGATCTGGATTGATGCACACAGTGATTTGGTTGGATATACGGGGTATGATAACGGACATACGTTACCACTGGGGAATCTATTGGGAGAAGGAGATCGGGAGTTTGCAAAACATGTAAAAATCCCTCTGAAACCTGAAAATGTATTTATCGCGGGGTTAGCAACGCCTACGGAACAAGAAAGTGAAGTGATTTCAGAAGCGTTTCAAAGATTGGGTATTACCACGGCAGAATCCGATACAGAAATGATTCAGAGATTGGGCATCAGAACAGCAGGAACCGAAGAACTTGCGAACAGTACCGAATCTATAAAAGAGTGGATCAAGGAAAGCGGCATTAAACAACTGGCTATCCACCTTGATCTGGATGTGCTTGATCCAAAGGCATTTCGTTCGTTATTATTCGCCAACCCTGAGGAGCCTTATCTCTTTTCTCCTGCCGGTACCATGCGATTCCCGCAGCTCCTTCATTTGATAAAAGAGCTGTCTGATCAAGCAGATGTCGTTGGGCTGGGTATAACCGAGCATATGCCATGGGACGCAATGAACTTAAAGAATCTACTTAAAGAAATACCTATTCTGAACCATTAA
- the dapA gene encoding 4-hydroxy-tetrahydrodipicolinate synthase, whose translation MMKEQQIHGIYIPVIAPFSNDNKLDIESYRKYITHLANHDIQGLVVNGTTGESPTVSWDEVKQMVQATKEILIRLNKTIPVVVGTGTNDTYSTIKRTEMAAELGADAALVVTPYYNRPTQEGILAHFSSVSRTGLPIMVYEIPARTGSRMTLDTVRKVMDLDGVIGLKDSSGGLDLLLALSQYEMKPVLSGEDAYFHAMLCQGAAGGMLASASIHTQRYVEVYQRFASGDINGSRNSFKQLEPLIHQVFTEPAPALIKWWLAQQQLISSSQLRLPLTAATENAKQRLADTLMNIVVPS comes from the coding sequence ATGATGAAGGAACAACAAATTCATGGAATTTATATACCGGTAATTGCACCTTTTTCGAATGACAACAAGCTGGATATTGAATCGTATCGGAAGTATATTACCCATCTTGCCAATCATGACATTCAGGGATTGGTCGTAAACGGCACGACAGGAGAATCTCCGACCGTCTCATGGGATGAAGTAAAGCAAATGGTTCAGGCAACGAAGGAAATTCTAATCCGTTTGAACAAAACAATTCCCGTCGTCGTTGGGACAGGAACAAATGATACCTATTCCACCATCAAACGGACCGAGATGGCTGCTGAATTAGGAGCGGATGCAGCACTGGTGGTTACTCCCTATTACAACAGACCAACCCAAGAAGGGATTCTAGCGCATTTTTCCAGCGTTTCCCGGACAGGATTGCCCATCATGGTTTATGAGATTCCGGCTCGAACCGGCAGTCGAATGACTTTGGATACTGTGCGAAAAGTTATGGATCTGGACGGGGTTATTGGTCTGAAGGATAGTTCGGGTGGTTTGGACCTGTTATTGGCTCTATCTCAATATGAGATGAAGCCTGTGCTAAGCGGAGAGGATGCTTATTTCCATGCCATGCTCTGCCAAGGCGCTGCAGGAGGCATGCTGGCTTCTGCGAGTATACACACCCAACGGTACGTGGAGGTATATCAACGCTTTGCTTCTGGTGATATCAATGGGTCAAGAAACAGCTTTAAGCAATTGGAACCGCTAATCCATCAAGTGTTTACAGAACCTGCTCCAGCTTTAATCAAATGGTGGCTCGCTCAGCAACAGCTTATTTCATCTTCCCAACTGCGACTGCCGCTGACCGCCGCAACGGAAAATGCAAAACAAAGGTTGGCAGATACACTTATGAATATAGTCGTACCTTCTTAA
- a CDS encoding LysR family transcriptional regulator has product MIVVINIFDEVSKLDLIYLQTFREVALRESFTRAAEVLGYAQSSVTTQIQKLEKAYEVKLFERYSNNKIRLTSAGEELFKLAGQMLELYEQSKEKMAKQGGGSLTIGTMDSIASYFLPPYMQATRKEYPDLNIRLHTNREGLILHQVREGEADIGLILADDSSDPALQWITIRKEPLLLIVHPHHPLIGKEQVVLNDLMDMEWIMPEDTCNYRQLLERVLRANSIPYRIGLELGNPEAIKRSIKTGEGISILPQMAVMEEIERGELKALPLEHAELQLEIQLVLHPKKWVSNALHYFMVSLKN; this is encoded by the coding sequence ATGATCGTTGTCATCAATATTTTCGATGAGGTGAGCAAGCTGGATTTAATTTATCTTCAAACGTTCAGAGAAGTCGCACTTCGCGAAAGCTTTACCAGAGCCGCAGAGGTGCTGGGTTATGCACAATCCAGTGTTACTACGCAAATTCAGAAGCTGGAAAAAGCATATGAAGTCAAATTGTTTGAACGCTATAGCAATAACAAAATTCGTCTGACTTCGGCTGGGGAAGAGCTGTTCAAGCTTGCCGGACAGATGTTGGAACTGTATGAACAATCCAAGGAAAAAATGGCGAAGCAGGGTGGGGGATCCTTGACGATTGGTACGATGGATTCTATCGCTTCTTACTTTTTACCTCCATATATGCAAGCCACCCGTAAGGAATACCCGGATCTCAACATACGACTGCATACGAATCGTGAGGGATTGATTTTGCATCAGGTCAGGGAAGGCGAAGCTGACATAGGGCTTATTCTCGCAGACGATTCGAGCGATCCAGCTTTGCAATGGATTACCATTCGCAAGGAACCGCTACTGCTGATTGTCCATCCTCATCATCCGCTTATCGGCAAAGAGCAGGTTGTGTTGAATGATCTAATGGATATGGAGTGGATCATGCCTGAAGATACCTGCAATTACAGGCAGCTGCTGGAAAGAGTGCTTCGGGCAAACTCAATCCCCTATCGAATCGGGCTGGAACTTGGCAATCCGGAAGCGATCAAAAGAAGTATTAAGACAGGAGAAGGCATTTCCATTTTGCCGCAAATGGCTGTGATGGAGGAAATTGAGCGAGGGGAGCTGAAAGCCTTACCCCTTGAACATGCAGAACTTCAACTCGAAATTCAGCTCGTTCTTCATCCAAAGAAGTGGGTGTCCAACGCACTGCACTATTTCATGGTAAGTTTGAAAAACTAA
- a CDS encoding VOC family protein, whose translation MAENKLLRMDNVGIVVESLDDSISFFEEIGLKLEGRATVEGEWAGRVTGLGSQCVEIAMMVTPDGHSRLELSRFLTPPTISDHRTAPVNALGYLRVMFTVEDIDELVSRLAKHGAQLVGEVVQYENSYRLCYIRGNEGHLIGLAEQLGKNK comes from the coding sequence ATGGCAGAAAACAAATTATTAAGAATGGACAATGTTGGCATCGTTGTAGAATCCCTTGATGACTCGATCTCTTTCTTTGAGGAGATTGGCTTGAAGCTCGAAGGGCGAGCTACTGTCGAAGGTGAATGGGCTGGTCGCGTAACCGGGCTGGGTTCACAGTGTGTAGAGATTGCTATGATGGTTACCCCCGATGGCCACAGCCGACTTGAACTTTCACGATTTCTCACCCCACCTACTATATCTGATCATCGAACCGCTCCTGTCAATGCCCTCGGTTATCTACGCGTCATGTTCACCGTTGAAGACATTGACGAATTGGTATCCAGACTCGCGAAGCATGGCGCTCAGCTCGTTGGCGAAGTGGTTCAGTACGAGAACTCGTATCGGCTCTGCTACATTCGTGGAAATGAAGGACATCTAATCGGTTTAGCGGAACAACTCGGTAAAAATAAGTGA